CGCAAGAGGGATTCGTCGAGCATGGATTGCATTCCTCGGGCTTGAAAATTTCCCAGGCATAGAATGCCATTGTGACGGCTTGATGAATTCGGGGCGTTTACGAGCCGGCCGTTCCGGCAACCGTCGCCTCTCCGTCTTCCGCGGCGGCCCGTTTCCGCCTTCGGGCGCACGGAAGCGTCGGACCGATTACGGGAAGACGGAAAAGCGGAGCCGCAAACTAACGGTTTTCTTCGCGAATGCTTGCCTGTAAAATCCCGTTTTTTTGTCTTCAAGGGAGCAGCAGCCCGATGGGTAGAGCTTATCAAAACCGTAAAGTGTCCATGGCCAAAACCGCCGGGGCCAAGACGAAGCTGTACAGCAAGTACGGCCGCGAAATTTATGTGCGCGCCAAGTCCGGGGGCGGCGACCCTGCCGGAAACCTAGCATTGCGGGGATTGATCGAACGGGCCAAGAAAGACCAGGTGCCTGCCCACGTGATCGAAAAAGCGATCGACAAGGCGAGAGGCGGCGCCGGAGAGGATTTCGCCCCCGCGCGCTACGAAGGCTTTGGCCCCGGCGGCTGCATGGTGATCGTCGACTGCCTGACCGACAACCCCAACCGAACCTTCGGCGACGTGCGCCAGTGCTTCACCAAAACGAAATGCAAGATCGGCACGCCCGGCACGGTCAGCCACATGTTCGACCATGTCGCGATTCTGGCGCTCAAGCACGACGACGAGGATGCGGTGCTCGACGCCTTGCTGTCCGCCGATGTGGATGTGGCCGACATCGAAAACGAGGACGGCAAACTGACCGTCTTCACCCCGCAGGGCGATTACTTCAAGGCCAAGCAAGCCTTGATCGATTTACTGGGCGAGATCGATTTCGAGGTCGACGAAATTCAGTTCGTGCCGAAAGGCGGCACGCCGATCGGCGGCGAGGATGTCGCGACGTTCGAAAAGTTTCTGGATTTGCTGAACGATCTGGATGACGTGCAGAACGTTTATCACGATGCCGAGTATTGATGCTCGGCCTGTCGCGCTTGCCCCTCGTAAGGCAGGGCGGTTGTAAGAAACAGCGAGGTTCCGGCCAGGGTGGCCGGAATCCTGAGCACGCCGATGTGTTCGAACTCTAGGCGTGGGATTGCCTTTATCCGAACCCGATTTCATCGGTTTAATCAGGCCGGCCGCCGGCCCGTGCCGACCGCGAAGCGCTTCCTTTCCGCCGGACTTTTTCCCAGCGCCTTGGCCAGCCAGGGCGGCGCGGC
The genomic region above belongs to Methylomicrobium agile and contains:
- a CDS encoding YebC/PmpR family DNA-binding transcriptional regulator, which encodes MGRAYQNRKVSMAKTAGAKTKLYSKYGREIYVRAKSGGGDPAGNLALRGLIERAKKDQVPAHVIEKAIDKARGGAGEDFAPARYEGFGPGGCMVIVDCLTDNPNRTFGDVRQCFTKTKCKIGTPGTVSHMFDHVAILALKHDDEDAVLDALLSADVDVADIENEDGKLTVFTPQGDYFKAKQALIDLLGEIDFEVDEIQFVPKGGTPIGGEDVATFEKFLDLLNDLDDVQNVYHDAEY